Sequence from the Leptolyngbya sp. FACHB-261 genome:
AATCCGGCTGATTCGTTCAGTGCCCTTGCCCGACTTCAGGGCATAGAACCGTTGCCCCACCTCGCAGTAACCATAGGGGTAATCCTCTCGGTTATCAGGGCCAGCTTCATCGACATAAACAATCTGGCGCGGCAACTTGCTCTTCAAGCGCTCTTCAAACTCCTGACGCTTGAGTTCGTCTCGTTCTACGTATCCGTAAGTCTTTTTTTGCGACTCAAACCAAGCTTAATCAAGGTATCACTGATGTTTTGCTGAGTAACGTTATCTCTCCATAACTTTGCCATCTCCCGTTGAGTTTTACCGCCATGCTTTTGGACAAATTCCTCAAAGCGTTTCCAATTGGTGATTTTATGCTGATACCCTTTTTGGAAGCGGGTAATGGCTTGATAGTTCCCTATTTGGGCTTCCCGTTAAAAAGTTGAGCCATCTCTGTAATGTTGTTATTGCTATATCCTTTTGAGTTAGCATCGGAGGCAGCCTTTAAGAGCTTCTTGTAGGCGTTTCAGGTTAAGTTGGCTCTAGTTTTCACTGAAGGTCGCTGGATTTAGATGCAAGCTAATTTTACAATTCGTACTGCTAAGCCCGAAGATCGACTAATTCTCATCACGTTGATGAAATTGCTTCAAGATGCTGAGCGCGAGTTATGTCTAAACAGAACCCTAGGTTCTGAAATTGGTGATGCACACTTAGCATATCTCGAAGAACTTGCTGGGAAACAAAACGGTCAGATTTATGTTGCAGAGTCCAAAGAGGACATCCTTGGTTTTGTTGTTTGTTTTGTTGAGAAACTCGATGAAGGAGATCTGCATGTCGTTGAATCAGAGCGAGAGTACGGTTACATTTCTGACTTGTATGTTGTTCCTGTAATGCGAAAGCACGGGGTGGGGGCTGAGTTGATGCAAGCGGCTGAACGACATTTTCTTGATTTAGATTTGGAAGTTGTCAGAGTTGGTCTGTTATGTAGCAATGAACCTGCAGCTAAGTTCTATCAGAAAGCCGGATATCGGCCGTATGAAATTTTTTACAAAAAGCATCTCAATGAGTAATTGAGGCACAATAACCCCACCGTACAGACTTATAGGATCCTGTCGCTTCGTTTTGAGCACAATTCGTGAACTAGAAAAAATTTCGGAAATTGGCAAAACAATTACTCAGTATTTCGTAGACATTGGGATCGAATCGATTAAAGACTTGGAAGAATAAAAGGCAGAGGTGCTTTACAATCGGCTGTGCGTCCATCAAGGTAAGCACGTCGACCGCTGTAGGCTCTATGTGTTTGATGCGCAGTGTATTACACTTCAGCAAGTGAGCCTAATCCAGAGCTATTGAAGTGGTGAAATTGGAAAGACAGAGAGGTAAAAGAATAGGCAATGTCAACAGTGCCGCAGAACAGCTGGTTAGAGCAGACGAGCAGAGCCTCTACGCTTCGTTTCAGGGTTACTTGCACTGTTCAATCACACTGTTAGCCGGACGGCATAGCTCTATTTAGGGCTATGCCTAGAAGAGTGACGATTTCCCTCTGTCCATTAGGTCTTTTCTCCGAAACCTCTCGAGCGGGGTTCTATCGTTACTGGTATAGTTTAGTTTCAGTTGTGGTAGAGGAACCAAAATGAGTACGACCAGGATATTCAACAGTTCCGCTTTTCTTCAGCCAACGGACGAAGAGCCAATTCGTTCAGTTGTTACAGAATCCAAGGATGCGGTTGTTGTAGCCTGGTACATCAAGCCGGGTCAGGCAATTTCCGCGCACATCCACCCTAGTGGGCAAGATACTTGGACCGTTTTAGCTGGAAAGGGAGAATATTATTTGGATCAAGCCGGAACTACGAAGCCAATCATTGCGGGAGATGTGGTAGTTGCTCCTACTGGCTGCGTGCACGGAGTATTCAATAACAGCAATGAGCCCTTGGTTTTTATCTCAGTAGTGTCCCCCGCTGACGCAGGCTATCAACTTGTCTCGTCAGAAGATGCTTTGTATCTCCATCCCTAGCCATTCAATCTATCAAGCTGCTTCCGGCGAAAAGTGATTCAAGTGTTGGATGCAGATGCAAAACAAAGACACTTTAGATGTATGAAACAGTTGATCCAATATTTTTATGAAGTCAAATTAGATAAAGCCATTCTCTGGTGTCACCTCATTTGGTATGTCGTGGTGGCTTATCTCTATTTTGATCCTTCGCTCACAATAGCAACCATTGGCAAACATTCAGATTGTATCTGATGCCATTTTGTGTCTCAAGTTTTTTGCTTTGATTAAAGATCAAGAATTCATCATAGTTGTATCATCAAAAACAGGATAAACTCTGGTAGCAGTATTATGCTGTGTTTTGTTTATGGCAGTTGTTTTAGCAGTCAAATTAACTCAAAATAAGATTGTCTGACAATGCGCCAGAACTTCCTGTGCTCCATTCAGTAATCGCACTTTGATATGCCGATTGCGCTCGCATCTGCATAATGGTGCATAAATCTTGCCGTAACTCTTCGAGCGTATATCGTCCAACAAAGAAGCAGCCATTGTAAATTTTATGGATGGTTAGGTCGGGGCGCAGTACAAAGTGTAGGGCTGAGCACGATAAGCATACTCACTCTCAGCCGCATCTAAGATGTTAATCTGCTTGATCAGTTCTCGGTTTGGATCACACAAAAATTGCCACTGTGCCCCTAGCCTAGCTTGAAAGGCCGCTTGTACAAGCGGCGGATCAACACAAACGGTTACCAGTCTGCAATAGTTGACGGCAAGTTCACTCTGAAACTGCACAAGCTGTGGAAGCTGCTGGCGATCGCGTGGACAAAAGAAGCCTCGGTAAAAGATTAGAATCAGTGGGTAACCGTCGGCAAATCCCAGATACTGAATCCGTCAAACTAGGCTGCGTCAGGCTAGAGAGTTTTACCAACTCATTCTCATGGTTAGGGAGTTCACTATTAGGAAAGCGATCGCCAACGCTTAGAAGAGTGGTTATAATGTCCTTTTACCTACCTTATGGCAACGCTCTACCATCCTAATAGCTCATTCAACAGATGCCCATTCGTTAGCTATCAAACTTAGCGACACCAAACGTGGCATTGAACTGGCGACACCAAATCACAGCAGATTTGTAGTCTTCTAGATTTACATCTTCAGGAACAGGATAACGCTGAGCACCAGTAGTGCTTTTTAAGGGACCTAGAATGACATAGTCCTGCTCCTGCAACGGATAAGCTGGAGGCTGAGTAGAGCCTAACACATCATCAGAGCGGTGCAGGATTACAAACAGATCTGGGCCTTGGTCACTTGTTTTGAAGGCTTGATTTAGCTCTAGATATCGTTCTCCGTCCTTAGCAACAATTTGAGCTATTCCCTCAGTCGGTGCTTCTCCAGCCACAAATGTGCCGGATTTTGCAGCAGGCTCTGGTGCAAATGTATCTGGGTCAGTTGAAGCAGTAACTTCTGCGCTAGGCGAAGGGTTTGCAGCTTCACTAGCAGGCTGATCAATGGCTACTTCCCTTGCACAACCAATAGACAAAATCAAAGTGCTTACAAGAATAATGAGTTGATTGAATCTCACTGGTCGCAACCTCCTTAATGACGTGAGTTTGAAATTGTTGGGATTTGATTACATGTTGGGATACGAGGGCATATCATCTCCAATCAGGAGCCTTGCTAAACGGGACGATCCTTTACCATAGGTCAGGTGAATGTATACAGACTGCTCCAGCAATCGCTAGGTGGCTTTAGCTTCCATCAAAGACAAAATACGTGGACTAGCCTGACCGTCTCGTATCCCACCAGCGTTGCCTCTAAAATTTGGTAGTCTCTCAGTTTACCACCATTAGGATAGCGAGAGTATAAAGCAGTCATCGTTTAACCCCAGATCAACAATATAGGGCTTCTGCCAAGTAAAAGGAATTTACAGCATTGAAAGATCTCTGTTAATCCCTTGCAGATTACCGTAATGTTGGCACAGGTTCTAACAACCAAGATGAGGAGAACCTGAGTGTTCTCTGAAAAGTTCCAAGTTTTTCTAATCTGAATCAATTCACAAAAGCTTTAGCTTAATTTCTGTTTTGTCCTGACCTAGTTGTGACAACGAAAATTTTTCCGCTGCTGCAGCTAAGCCAATTTGATACTGAGTGCTGCCTCTGCAAAGTTGTAGAGTAAGGGTAGTTTTAGCGGTTTCTTAATCTCACCAACAGCGTTTGGTGCAAAAGCAGTCATGGCTATAATGCTGTTGTTGTGCCGTCATCGTTGTAATGGGAAAAGGAGATGAACCAGCCTTAGCAGCATTGACAAAATTCAAGTATAGCCAGCCGCTCACTCGCTTCAACTGGCTCCAATTTTGATTGGTCAATTTGTTCGCTAACAGTTCCATATTCTAATTATAATTCTCTAAAGCCATCCAGCTGGGTAGAAAGCATGCTAGAGTCTGACCACTGGTTGGCCTTTAGAAGGTTATATCAATCGCCATAGAATTGGCAGAGGCTTGTATGTCTGTTTCTTCTGCCAAAGATATTCTCAAACGCAAGTCGATCGCGTTCATGGTTTTATCGGCGGGCTGTTGGGGATTGGAGACTGTCATGAGCAAGGGGGCACTGGAGCAACTTCTCCCACTGACATTGCTCAATCTACAGCTGATTGCCAGCGTCGTATTTTTGTGGATTATGGTTGCACTGGGTTACTTTCACAGGTCTTTTCGCGGCTCTAAAGTGCTTCGATTCAAGCCACTCCTGACCTGGAAAACTATGGCATATGCCCTTTCAGGCTTATTAGAACCTGGATTCGCTTACACATTGGGGCACATTGGTTTAACTATGACAACAGCGAGCAATGCTACGCTAATCAGCACAGCCGAACCTGTAATCATTACTGGACTTGCTGCTCTGTTGTTGAAAGAGCGGGTCGGAATTTTACTACTGATGCTTTCAATGACGGCGATTGCAGGAGTATTTCTGACGATTGGATTTGCCCCGCAATTAAGTCGCGATTCACTGATCGGTGATTCATTGATTGCCTTAGGGACTTGCTGTGCTGCGTTTTACGTAATTTCGTCTCATCGTGGCGTTAAAGGGCTCGATCCCTTACCGCTAGCCGCAATGCAACAGAGTGCTGGACTAGCTTGGATTGTGCTCATGTGGCTTGTGTTAGAGCGAAGTGAGAACATCCAACTAGCCAGCGTTAGTCCAACAGTTTGGGGATTGGTCATTGCTTCCGGCATCATTCAATTTTCCTTGGCATTTTGGTTATATCTCATTGCCCTGCAAGGAATTTCAGCTAGTCTAGCAGCCCAGTTTTTGACGTTGATTCCGATTTTTGGCGTGTGTGGAGCTTATGTGTTCTTGGGTGAGCGGTTAACGATCATTCAAGGCTTAGGCATGTTTCTTATCATTTCCGCCGTGTATGCGATGACTCGCCTTAAAGCAACTGGTCAATAAGCATATTTGAATATTTGAGAGGTATCACTAGCGATGATTTCAAGCCATGAAACCTTCAACGGAACCTTTCCATTTACGCCACGTTTTTCAACGGCTCCCGGATTTCAAATGCATTATGTGGACGAAGGAACGGGCACACCCATTCTTTGTCTGCACGGAGAGCCAACCTGGGGCTACCTATTTCGAGAAGTTATTCCGGTGCTGGCTCAGCAGCATCGAGTGGTCGTTCCAGATCACATGGGGTTTGGCAAGAGCGAAACTCCACAGAACCGTGAATACACACTTAAAGCCCACATTGACAACCTCGAAACCCTAGTGGTCGATCTCGATCTACGAGACATCACTCTGGTCATGCATGACTTTGGCGGTCCAGTCGGTGCAGGTTTAACAATGCGGCATCCCGATCGCATTGCCCGCTTAGTTGTAACCAATGCTTTTGTGCCATTCGGTTTACCGCTAGAGCAGGAACTGCTCCCTCTCAACATTGCTGAAGCGGAATGGTTTCAGTGGATCATCAAGTCGTACAAAGATGGCAGCTTCGAGCCAGTACTAGGTAATCTAAACTACAACATTCTAAGCACGATGAAGCTGAATGGATTCGAGCGGCTTTCTCGGGTCGACACAACTTGGATTCAAGCCTACGGTTCGCCCTTTACAACGCCTCAAGAGTGTCTGGGCGCGATCGGCTGGGCGCGTGGCATTGCAGAGGGCACACTGGCATTCGAAACAGCAAACGACCACGCCGTTGCTGCCATTCTTAGCAAACCCGCTCTACTGATTGAGGGCATGAAAGATCCGACCCTACTGCCCAAGTATTTTATCCCTCTATTTGAGGCAGCATTTCCTGATGGAATTGTGCATCGCTTGGAGAACGTTGGACACTACTGCTACGAGGATGCATCTGAAATCATTGCACCTTTGATTGATCAATTCGTTCAGCTCACTTAAGAAACAGAGTAAATCGATGGAGTAACCAAGAATTGAGCTAGCTATAGAACCACAACCTGATGAAATCGCATCTGTCACACAGCAGATTATTAAGTTCAGCAACAGTTGTGCTGGGGAGGTTAGTTACAAGCCCTTAGTAATCTTTTGAGAGAGGCAGATGATCGCATAGTTAGTGGATTGATTGGAGAAACTTATTAGCAGTGGTTGTATATGGATGTGTTGTGTATGAGCTTGCAAAAATGGATCAAATACCAAATGATAAAAAGCCTCCATCTACAGCGATACACTGTCCTGTGATATAAGATGCTGCAGATGTACAGAGAAATGCAACCAAGCCTGCAACTTCTGGGGGTTCTCCAACCCGTCCCATTGGAGTTTGCGAGATGACGGCATTCAAAACCTCCGGATTATTCAAAAGAGGTTCTGTCAGTGGCGTGCGAATGAACCAGGGAGCAACAGTATTGACCCGAATGTAATCGCTTGCCCATTCTACTGCTAGGGAGCGAGTTAATTGCACTAACGCTGCTTTAGTGATTCCGTAAGGTGCGCCAGTTCGAATCGCAACTAAGCCAGCAACAGAACCTACGTTGACAATGCTACTGCTACCTCCTAGTTTAAGCAGTGGGTGAGCGAGGCGGCACATCTCAAACACTGAAGTGAGATTGCTCTGAAAAATTGAATTGTACTCCTCCGAAGTGTATTCAAGCGCTCGCTTGCGGATGTTTGTGCCCACATTGTTTATCAGCATGTCTAATCCACCCATCTTCTGAGCAACCTGTTCAAAAATCGCCTGGCGACCTTCCAGCTCTGCCACATCTGCAGCAATACCGTGAGCCTTGAATCCCTGCTGTTCCCAAGTTTCAAGCTGCTGTTGAACAGCTACTGTACTTCGGGCAACGATTGTCACCTGTGCGCCCAAACCAAGGAATTCTTGGGCAATTGCCAGTCCAATTCCTTTCGTTGCTCCAGTAACTAAAGCTTTTTTTCCAGTTAATATCCAACGGTTGCGGAGGATTTCAGTCAAAGCGGCGTTCGTCATGACAGTTTCACAAATTCAGCTTGGGATTGCATTAACTTCAGCGATGAATTCACCGCTCCAAGTGAGCTGTTCTTGGGTGCTTGCGTAGTGGGCACCCAAGAACAGCTTTACTACTCAGCGTTGCGGAGGTCAGTTGCGGTAATGCCTTCTAGTGCAAGACCATAGCCTATACCTTCAGTGGCCAGGCGCTTTATTCGCTGAGTTAGGGCAACACGGGTGTAGCGCAAAGTGAGCGTTGGTTGTTTTGCCAGTTGTCTCGCCAATTCCCATGCCCTCTCCATGAGACGGTCTGATGGCAGAACTTCATTGACTACCCCTAATTGATGCGCTTGCTGGGCGCTGAGTGTCTCTTGAGTAAGTAGGAAGTAGCGTCCCCGAGATGGGCCTAGAACTAAGGGCCACAGCACGTGCACCCCATCGCCTGGTACGATTCCTGCATTTAAGTGGGGCATGTCCTGAAATGTGGCATTTTCTGAGGCGAGAATGATGTCCGTTGTGAGGATGTATTCGGAGTGTAGAAGCGCAGGACCATTAACAGCCGAGATAACTGGAACTTCAATATCGAGCAAGTTTTGCAATACCTTCTTGCCTTCCCAAAAGGTTTTGTCCCACTCGCGCGGATTGG
This genomic interval carries:
- a CDS encoding GNAT family N-acetyltransferase, with translation MQANFTIRTAKPEDRLILITLMKLLQDAERELCLNRTLGSEIGDAHLAYLEELAGKQNGQIYVAESKEDILGFVVCFVEKLDEGDLHVVESEREYGYISDLYVVPVMRKHGVGAELMQAAERHFLDLDLEVVRVGLLCSNEPAAKFYQKAGYRPYEIFYKKHLNE
- a CDS encoding DMT family transporter; translated protein: MSVSSAKDILKRKSIAFMVLSAGCWGLETVMSKGALEQLLPLTLLNLQLIASVVFLWIMVALGYFHRSFRGSKVLRFKPLLTWKTMAYALSGLLEPGFAYTLGHIGLTMTTASNATLISTAEPVIITGLAALLLKERVGILLLMLSMTAIAGVFLTIGFAPQLSRDSLIGDSLIALGTCCAAFYVISSHRGVKGLDPLPLAAMQQSAGLAWIVLMWLVLERSENIQLASVSPTVWGLVIASGIIQFSLAFWLYLIALQGISASLAAQFLTLIPIFGVCGAYVFLGERLTIIQGLGMFLIISAVYAMTRLKATGQ
- a CDS encoding redoxin domain-containing protein; amino-acid sequence: MQYLGFADGYPLILIFYRGFFCPRDRQQLPQLVQFQSELAVNYCRLVTVCVDPPLVQAAFQARLGAQWQFLCDPNRELIKQINILDAAESEYAYRAQPYTLYCAPT
- a CDS encoding alpha/beta fold hydrolase → MISSHETFNGTFPFTPRFSTAPGFQMHYVDEGTGTPILCLHGEPTWGYLFREVIPVLAQQHRVVVPDHMGFGKSETPQNREYTLKAHIDNLETLVVDLDLRDITLVMHDFGGPVGAGLTMRHPDRIARLVVTNAFVPFGLPLEQELLPLNIAEAEWFQWIIKSYKDGSFEPVLGNLNYNILSTMKLNGFERLSRVDTTWIQAYGSPFTTPQECLGAIGWARGIAEGTLAFETANDHAVAAILSKPALLIEGMKDPTLLPKYFIPLFEAAFPDGIVHRLENVGHYCYEDASEIIAPLIDQFVQLT
- a CDS encoding SDR family oxidoreductase, which codes for MTNAALTEILRNRWILTGKKALVTGATKGIGLAIAQEFLGLGAQVTIVARSTVAVQQQLETWEQQGFKAHGIAADVAELEGRQAIFEQVAQKMGGLDMLINNVGTNIRKRALEYTSEEYNSIFQSNLTSVFEMCRLAHPLLKLGGSSSIVNVGSVAGLVAIRTGAPYGITKAALVQLTRSLAVEWASDYIRVNTVAPWFIRTPLTEPLLNNPEVLNAVISQTPMGRVGEPPEVAGLVAFLCTSAASYITGQCIAVDGGFLSFGI
- a CDS encoding cupin domain-containing protein; its protein translation is MSTTRIFNSSAFLQPTDEEPIRSVVTESKDAVVVAWYIKPGQAISAHIHPSGQDTWTVLAGKGEYYLDQAGTTKPIIAGDVVVAPTGCVHGVFNNSNEPLVFISVVSPADAGYQLVSSEDALYLHP
- a CDS encoding enoyl-CoA hydratase/isomerase family protein; this encodes MQPNTEQPAYFSKYENLHFYRDEKGILEVKMHTDSGPFIFTGTAHRQFPDAFYDISRDRDNRIVILTGTGDSWIAQIDFNSLGDVTNPREWDKTFWEGKKVLQNLLDIEVPVISAVNGPALLHSEYILTTDIILASENATFQDMPHLNAGIVPGDGVHVLWPLVLGPSRGRYFLLTQETLSAQQAHQLGVVNEVLPSDRLMERAWELARQLAKQPTLTLRYTRVALTQRIKRLATEGIGYGLALEGITATDLRNAE
- a CDS encoding DM13 domain-containing protein; its protein translation is MRFNQLIILVSTLILSIGCAREVAIDQPASEAANPSPSAEVTASTDPDTFAPEPAAKSGTFVAGEAPTEGIAQIVAKDGERYLELNQAFKTSDQGPDLFVILHRSDDVLGSTQPPAYPLQEQDYVILGPLKSTTGAQRYPVPEDVNLEDYKSAVIWCRQFNATFGVAKFDS